One window of Alkaliphilus metalliredigens QYMF genomic DNA carries:
- a CDS encoding M20/M25/M40 family metallo-hydrolase: MVNQDRLVNEFLELIQIDSLSSKEGQVAKVLIQKLKDLGLEVTVDNAGEKIGGETGNVIARKKGTKSGKTILFSCHMDTVTPGEGIKPIIKEGVIYSDGTTILGGDNKAGIAAVLEGLRIIKENNIEHGDIEVVFSIWEEGGLFGAKNLDYSLLKADYGFVLDSGGSPGEIIITGPAQDKVNATIKGKSAHAGVAPEEGVSAIMIAARAINNMNLLRIDEETTANVGVISGGTATNIVTPEVQVKAESRSINEAKLDAQTKHMMEVFQKAAEELGGSVELDIERMYPPFNIGEDEEIVIKVKEVFTALGIESYTKATGGGSDTNILNGNGIKSVNLGIGEKKPHTLEEHLHIVDLVNSARMVSQIIQTFAN, encoded by the coding sequence ATGGTTAATCAAGATCGATTGGTAAATGAATTTTTAGAGTTGATTCAAATTGATAGTCTTTCTAGCAAGGAAGGGCAAGTTGCCAAGGTACTTATTCAGAAGCTAAAAGACTTAGGGTTAGAAGTGACAGTAGATAACGCTGGTGAAAAGATCGGCGGAGAAACGGGAAACGTCATTGCAAGAAAAAAGGGAACCAAGTCAGGAAAGACCATACTATTTAGTTGTCATATGGACACAGTAACACCTGGAGAAGGCATAAAGCCAATCATTAAAGAAGGTGTGATTTACAGTGACGGAACAACGATTTTAGGTGGCGATAATAAGGCCGGAATCGCTGCTGTACTAGAGGGACTTCGAATCATCAAGGAAAACAACATTGAGCATGGAGATATTGAAGTGGTATTTAGTATATGGGAAGAGGGCGGACTCTTTGGAGCTAAAAACCTAGACTACAGTCTTCTTAAGGCTGATTATGGCTTCGTTTTAGATAGTGGTGGTTCCCCTGGAGAAATCATCATCACAGGACCCGCACAAGACAAGGTAAACGCAACAATTAAAGGAAAGTCAGCCCATGCTGGGGTGGCACCAGAAGAGGGCGTCAGTGCCATTATGATTGCTGCTAGAGCCATTAATAATATGAACCTTTTAAGAATTGATGAAGAAACCACAGCAAATGTGGGTGTCATCAGTGGTGGAACAGCTACAAATATTGTGACACCAGAGGTACAAGTGAAGGCAGAATCTAGAAGTATTAACGAAGCGAAGCTAGATGCACAAACAAAGCATATGATGGAAGTGTTCCAAAAAGCTGCTGAAGAATTAGGCGGATCCGTGGAACTAGACATCGAGCGAATGTACCCACCATTTAATATTGGTGAAGACGAGGAAATCGTAATCAAGGTAAAGGAAGTCTTCACAGCCCTTGGAATCGAAAGCTATACAAAGGCAACCGGTGGTGGAAGTGATACCAATATTCTTAATGGCAATGGCATTAAGTCCGTTAACCTAGGAATCGGAGAGAAAAAACCACATACACTAGAAGAACATTTACACATCGTAGATTTAGTTAATAGTGCTCGAATGGTGTCACAGATTATACAAACATTTGCTAACTAA
- the spoVG gene encoding septation regulator SpoVG, with protein MKVTDVRIRKVAAEGKMKAIVSVTFDEEFVVHDIKIIEGQNGLFIAMPSRKMGEGDFRDIAHPINSDTRSKIQDAIFAEYAIMNEEVQVQVQVTEEAL; from the coding sequence ATGAAGGTAACAGATGTACGTATTAGAAAAGTGGCAGCGGAAGGTAAAATGAAGGCCATCGTTTCTGTAACATTTGATGAGGAATTTGTTGTACATGACATTAAAATCATTGAAGGACAGAACGGGTTATTTATTGCCATGCCAAGTCGAAAAATGGGTGAAGGGGATTTTAGGGACATAGCTCATCCAATTAATTCCGACACAAGATCCAAGATCCAAGACGCAATTTTCGCAGAATATGCAATTATGAATGAAGAAGTACAAGTTCAAGTGCAAGTGACCGAAGAGGCCCTGTAA
- a CDS encoding LCP family protein: MKVFLKVFAISFIIFVLVFSVGVMAFNTLMKEDSADFDEVVARVEEDDHYDKDVEEIDELLRLVQESNRINFIVLGLDDTRSDMMMFVSFDPDEKRMDGISIPRDTYYPRQGYTGPGKKKINAAHGDHGANGVKTVVTDILFDVPVDYYITMTYQGVGAIVNSLGGVPVHISKPMIYDDPYDNPPLHINFAAGNHVLKGPDAVKFLRYRQPNPGSGALDRHGDIGRIDAQQEFIQSAISKAMGPRLPSVAGQAFRHVRTDIDLQDVMRLATAAVGMDMANVQIATLPGEASYQGGVSYYFHDPEATRDRLMEIYKGSTEE, translated from the coding sequence ATGAAGGTATTTTTAAAAGTGTTTGCCATCTCTTTTATTATATTCGTACTTGTTTTTAGTGTAGGAGTCATGGCATTTAATACATTGATGAAGGAAGATAGCGCAGATTTTGATGAAGTTGTTGCCAGAGTAGAAGAAGATGATCATTATGATAAAGATGTAGAAGAAATAGATGAATTGCTGAGATTAGTTCAGGAGAGCAACCGTATCAACTTTATTGTACTTGGATTAGACGATACCAGAAGTGACATGATGATGTTTGTTTCCTTTGATCCCGATGAAAAGCGAATGGATGGCATTTCCATTCCAAGAGACACCTACTACCCAAGACAGGGATATACGGGTCCTGGTAAAAAGAAAATCAATGCGGCACATGGTGATCATGGTGCCAATGGTGTTAAAACCGTTGTAACAGACATATTATTTGATGTACCAGTGGATTACTATATCACAATGACCTATCAAGGGGTAGGTGCCATTGTCAACTCCCTAGGAGGCGTACCGGTTCATATTTCAAAACCGATGATCTACGATGATCCCTATGATAACCCCCCATTACACATTAACTTTGCAGCGGGGAATCATGTACTAAAGGGTCCAGATGCAGTGAAATTTTTAAGATATAGACAACCAAACCCAGGATCAGGCGCATTAGATCGTCATGGAGATATTGGAAGAATTGATGCACAGCAAGAGTTTATCCAATCGGCCATCAGTAAAGCAATGGGACCACGACTTCCCAGTGTCGCCGGCCAGGCCTTTCGACATGTCCGTACAGATATAGATCTACAGGATGTCATGAGATTGGCAACTGCTGCAGTGGGAATGGATATGGCAAATGTACAAATTGCCACACTACCCGGTGAAGCATCTTATCAAGGGGGCGTATCCTACTATTTCCATGATCCTGAAGCAACAAGGGATCGATTAATGGAAATTTATAAAGGATCAACAGAAGAATAA
- a CDS encoding AbgT family transporter, with protein sequence MSVKTQDVKKGGLFNKFLDVVERVGNKLPHPVTLFVIFSLAVIIISALAAGSEVSVNFDRINMETGETEASTVAAVSLLTVEGIRRIFSEAVTNFTGFAPLGTVLVAMLGVGVAEGTGLVQAALRKLVLSTPKRLITAVVVFAGIMSNVASDAGYVVLVPLGALIFLSFGRHPLAGLAAAFAGVSGGFSANLMISTLDPLLGGLSQAAAQMYQPGYTVDPTANWFFMIASTFIITLVGTVVTERIVEPRLGAYEGESDGAIQGIGTHEAKGLKWAGFSLLGFFLIMLALTLPSNAVLRSDAGTLLSGSAFMGGLVPIIAMAFLIPGVFYGIASGTVKNDKDVAGFMGKAMSSMGGYLVLAFVASQFVAYFGWSNLGTILAVKGADVLEATGMTGIPMLIGFILVAGFINLFIGSASAKWAIMAPVFVPMLMRVGYTPEFTQLAYRIGDSTTNIITPLMSYFAVIIAFAQKYDKKTGIGTLISTMIPYSLMFLAAWIILFVIWFAFGLPLGPGAYIRM encoded by the coding sequence ATGAGTGTAAAGACACAAGATGTAAAAAAGGGTGGGCTGTTTAATAAGTTTCTTGACGTAGTTGAACGAGTTGGAAACAAGCTGCCTCATCCAGTGACATTATTCGTAATTTTTAGTTTAGCAGTTATCATCATTTCTGCCTTGGCGGCAGGTTCGGAGGTTTCAGTAAACTTCGACAGAATTAACATGGAAACAGGCGAAACAGAAGCTTCTACAGTAGCGGCAGTAAGCTTACTTACTGTAGAAGGAATTAGAAGGATTTTCTCAGAGGCGGTAACGAACTTTACTGGATTTGCGCCACTGGGAACCGTACTTGTAGCCATGCTAGGGGTAGGGGTTGCAGAAGGAACAGGACTAGTGCAAGCAGCCCTAAGAAAATTAGTATTATCAACACCTAAAAGACTAATCACAGCGGTAGTTGTATTCGCTGGTATTATGTCAAACGTAGCTTCCGATGCTGGATACGTTGTATTGGTACCATTGGGTGCATTGATCTTCTTAAGCTTTGGACGTCATCCATTGGCAGGTCTAGCAGCAGCCTTTGCAGGGGTATCCGGTGGATTTAGTGCTAACCTAATGATTAGTACATTGGATCCATTGCTTGGAGGATTGAGTCAGGCAGCAGCGCAAATGTACCAACCAGGGTATACAGTTGACCCAACTGCTAACTGGTTCTTCATGATTGCATCGACCTTTATCATTACATTGGTGGGTACAGTTGTGACAGAGCGTATTGTTGAGCCGAGACTTGGCGCCTATGAGGGCGAAAGCGATGGCGCAATTCAAGGAATAGGCACACATGAAGCCAAGGGTCTAAAATGGGCTGGATTCTCGTTGTTAGGATTCTTTTTAATCATGTTAGCCTTAACATTACCAAGCAATGCAGTTTTAAGATCTGATGCCGGCACATTATTATCTGGGTCAGCCTTCATGGGAGGACTTGTGCCTATTATCGCAATGGCATTTTTAATCCCTGGTGTATTTTATGGTATTGCATCTGGAACTGTTAAAAATGACAAGGACGTTGCAGGATTCATGGGTAAAGCGATGTCTTCCATGGGTGGATACCTTGTACTTGCCTTCGTAGCATCCCAATTCGTAGCGTACTTTGGCTGGAGTAATCTTGGGACGATCTTAGCGGTTAAAGGGGCAGACGTTTTAGAGGCAACAGGAATGACAGGAATCCCAATGCTAATTGGATTTATCCTAGTGGCAGGATTTATTAACCTATTTATCGGAAGTGCTTCTGCTAAATGGGCCATTATGGCACCGGTATTTGTCCCAATGTTAATGCGTGTTGGATACACACCAGAATTCACCCAATTGGCTTACAGAATTGGAGATTCTACAACAAACATTATCACACCATTAATGTCTTATTTCGCAGTCATCATTGCCTTTGCACAAAAATATGATAAAAAGACAGGAATTGGTACATTGATTTCTACAATGATTCCATATTCACTGATGTTCTTAGCGGCATGGATTATCTTATTTGTAATATGGTTTGCATTTGGCTTACCACTAGGGCCAGGAGCATACATCAGAATGTAA
- a CDS encoding transglutaminase-like domain-containing protein, producing MVYGITLPYEKAQAIENYLQSNYPYSLSATIVPQYEDFVDHFLFETQTGYCTYYATAMTVMLRTQGIPARYIEGYRMPKKNEAGR from the coding sequence GTGGTTTACGGGATCACATTGCCCTATGAAAAAGCCCAGGCAATTGAAAATTACTTGCAAAGTAACTATCCTTATTCCCTATCAGCTACCATCGTTCCCCAGTATGAGGACTTTGTGGACCATTTTTTATTTGAGACCCAAACAGGGTATTGTACCTATTATGCCACGGCAATGACGGTGATGCTCAGAACCCAAGGGATTCCTGCCCGATATATAGAGGGGTATCGAATGCCCAAGAAAAATGAAGCAGGTAGATAA
- a CDS encoding AAA family ATPase — MRFKLHDEVIFMYIREKALTILENMNAMILGKEAAMEEGEISTETETLTLEKPFMVLATQNPVEYQGTFPLLEAQLDRFLMKFCKCRGK, encoded by the coding sequence ATGAGATTCAAATTACATGATGAGGTGATTTTTATGTATATAAGAGAAAAAGCACTGACCATTTTAGAAAATATGAACGCAATGATCCTGGGTAAGGAAGCTGCCATGGAGGAAGGAGAAATATCCACAGAAACCGAGACCCTTACCCTAGAAAAGCCCTTCATGGTTTTAGCCACTCAAAACCCAGTAGAATATCAAGGGACATTCCCATTACTCGAAGCCCAGCTGGATCGCTTTTTAATGAAATTTTGCAAATGCAGAGGGAAGTAG
- a CDS encoding AbgT family transporter, which yields MSAKIQSSNKKGLFTKFLDVIEVVGNKLPHPVTLFAIFSLAVVIISAMAAAAGTTVDFDRVDMATGETELTTVVAISLLTAEGIRRIFSEAVTNFTGFAPLGTVLVAMLGVGVAEGTGLVQAALRKLVLATPKKLITAVVIFAGIMSNVASDAGYVVLVPLGALIFLSFGRHPLAGLAAAFAGVSGGFSANLIVGTIDPLLGGISQQAAQMYSPGYTVDPTANWYFMIVSTFVITIIGTIITEKIVEPRLGAYTGGEKASIEKVSDHETKGLKWAGISLLGLLLVMLALTLPANAVLRSDSGSLMSGSAFMAGLVPIIALFFLVPGIAYGMAAGTVKSDKDIAGFMGKAMSTMGGYLVLAFVASQFVAYFNWSNLGTILAVKGADVLQATGMTGIPMLIGFILVSGFINLFIGSASAKWAIMAPIFVPMLMRLGYSPEFTQIAYRIGDSTTNIISPLMSYFAVIIAFAQKYDKKTGIGTLISTMIPYSLVFLAAWIILFVAWFALGLPLGPGAYIRL from the coding sequence ATGAGCGCAAAAATACAATCAAGCAACAAAAAAGGACTATTTACTAAATTTCTAGACGTTATTGAAGTGGTTGGTAATAAATTACCACATCCAGTTACATTATTTGCAATCTTCAGTTTAGCTGTTGTGATTATTTCAGCTATGGCAGCCGCTGCAGGAACAACTGTTGATTTTGACAGAGTTGACATGGCAACAGGTGAAACTGAATTGACAACAGTTGTGGCTATTAGCTTGTTAACAGCTGAAGGAATTAGAAGGATTTTCTCAGAGGCAGTAACGAACTTTACTGGATTTGCGCCACTGGGAACCGTACTTGTAGCCATGCTAGGGGTAGGGGTTGCAGAAGGAACAGGATTAGTACAAGCAGCTCTAAGAAAACTAGTTTTAGCAACACCAAAGAAATTAATCACAGCAGTGGTGATCTTTGCTGGTATTATGTCAAATGTGGCTTCCGATGCAGGTTATGTTGTATTGGTACCATTAGGCGCATTGATCTTCTTAAGCTTTGGACGTCATCCATTGGCGGGTCTAGCAGCAGCCTTTGCCGGGGTATCTGGTGGATTTAGTGCCAATCTAATAGTGGGAACAATTGATCCACTATTAGGAGGAATTAGTCAACAGGCAGCACAAATGTACTCACCGGGATATACAGTTGACCCAACAGCTAACTGGTACTTCATGATTGTCTCTACTTTTGTGATTACAATCATTGGTACAATCATTACCGAAAAAATCGTTGAACCAAGATTAGGAGCATACACAGGTGGCGAAAAAGCAAGCATTGAGAAAGTAAGTGACCATGAAACAAAAGGCTTAAAATGGGCTGGGATTTCATTACTTGGTTTATTACTTGTTATGTTAGCCTTAACACTACCAGCTAATGCAGTATTAAGAAGTGATTCTGGATCCTTAATGTCAGGGTCAGCTTTCATGGCAGGACTTGTTCCAATCATTGCATTATTCTTTCTTGTACCAGGTATTGCCTACGGTATGGCAGCTGGAACAGTAAAGAGCGATAAGGACATTGCAGGATTCATGGGTAAAGCCATGTCAACCATGGGTGGATACCTTGTACTTGCCTTCGTAGCATCTCAATTCGTAGCTTACTTTAACTGGTCAAATCTAGGTACAATTTTAGCTGTTAAAGGTGCCGATGTTTTACAGGCAACAGGAATGACAGGAATTCCAATGTTAATTGGATTTATCCTAGTATCAGGATTCATTAACCTATTTATCGGAAGTGCTTCTGCTAAATGGGCGATTATGGCACCGATATTTGTACCGATGCTAATGAGATTAGGATACTCACCAGAATTTACACAAATTGCTTACAGAATTGGTGACTCTACAACAAATATTATCTCACCATTAATGTCATATTTTGCAGTCATCATTGCCTTTGCACAAAAATATGATAAGAAGACAGGAATTGGTACATTGATTTCTACAATGATTCCATACTCACTGGTATTCTTAGCAGCTTGGATCATACTATTTGTTGCATGGTTTGCATTGGGATTACCATTGGGACCAGGAGCATATATTAGATTATAA
- the purR gene encoding pur operon repressor: protein MTKLKRNERIAAMVKILGDHPNHIFTLNYFTEKFNAAKSTISEDIVVVKGAMEKMDLGKIKTISGAAGGVKYIPITGAKKSQQILQNICEKMNSSHRILPGGFLYMTDIIYHPQTIHNLGELFATQFNYENVDAIITVETKGIPLALMVAKAMNLPLVILRRDNKVTEGSTVSINYISGSSDKISRMSLSRRALKPGARVIIIDDFMKAGGTAKGMIDMMKEFEVEVEGIGVLIATKEPRKKLVDEYVPLLILEDIGESQGKIDVVPNPIIIE, encoded by the coding sequence ATGACTAAGTTAAAACGTAATGAAAGAATTGCCGCCATGGTTAAGATTTTAGGAGATCATCCAAATCATATTTTTACATTAAATTATTTCACTGAAAAGTTTAATGCTGCAAAATCAACAATTAGTGAAGACATTGTCGTGGTTAAGGGAGCCATGGAAAAGATGGATTTAGGGAAAATAAAAACGATTTCAGGGGCTGCAGGGGGCGTTAAATACATTCCCATAACAGGTGCTAAAAAAAGTCAGCAGATTCTGCAGAATATTTGTGAAAAGATGAATTCATCCCACCGAATTTTACCCGGGGGTTTTTTATACATGACAGATATTATATACCATCCACAGACCATCCATAACCTGGGAGAGCTTTTTGCCACCCAATTTAATTACGAAAATGTAGATGCCATTATTACCGTAGAGACAAAGGGAATTCCCCTTGCATTGATGGTTGCAAAGGCCATGAACCTGCCCCTGGTTATTTTGAGAAGAGATAATAAAGTAACCGAGGGATCCACAGTGAGTATTAACTACATTTCTGGATCTAGTGACAAAATTTCAAGGATGTCCCTATCCAGAAGGGCCCTAAAGCCAGGGGCAAGGGTGATCATTATTGATGACTTTATGAAAGCAGGGGGAACTGCCAAGGGAATGATCGACATGATGAAGGAATTTGAAGTAGAGGTAGAGGGAATTGGTGTTTTGATCGCCACCAAGGAGCCGCGTAAAAAGTTAGTCGACGAATATGTGCCACTATTGATCTTAGAGGATATCGGGGAGAGCCAAGGAAAGATTGATGTGGTCCCAAATCCCATTATTATTGAATAA
- a CDS encoding aminotransferase class I/II-fold pyridoxal phosphate-dependent enzyme, which translates to MSYYLNQNQTPLFTALKEHSQKKVIPFDVPGHKQGRGLKEFTDFVGTTVMELDVNSMKSVDNICNPIGVIKEAKELAAYAFGSDHAYFLVNGTTSGVQAMIMSACEPGDKIILPRNAHKSAIAGLILAGALPIYIQPEIDENLGIAMGVSVESVVNIIGRHPDAKAIFLINPTYYGATSDIKEIIHIARRNGIAVLVDEAHGAHLNFHEGFPMSAMELGADMSAVSTHKTGGSLTQSSILLLKEGAIDPYTVKKNLNLMQTTSGSYLLMASIDVARKQLATEGEEIFTRVLKLVRNARAQINKVDGLYAFGTELVGNPGVYDFDESKLGVNVRKLGLTGFEVYDILIDEYNIQVELADYYNILAIVSVGDEEEQVTALVEALKDIAEKHRRPEEIKVISNVLKNPDAIVSPRDAYYSSKKVVNIEDAEGEISGESIMAYPPGIPIVSPGERITKDMIDHIKLLKEEETLIQGTEDPYAEQVRVLGQGNGKG; encoded by the coding sequence ATGTCCTACTATTTAAATCAAAATCAAACACCCTTATTTACAGCTCTAAAGGAGCACAGTCAAAAAAAAGTGATTCCCTTCGACGTACCGGGTCATAAACAAGGTAGAGGATTAAAGGAATTCACAGATTTTGTTGGAACCACTGTGATGGAGCTAGATGTCAATTCAATGAAATCCGTCGATAATATATGTAATCCCATAGGCGTTATTAAAGAGGCTAAAGAATTGGCAGCCTATGCCTTTGGTTCTGATCATGCATACTTCCTGGTTAATGGCACAACCTCAGGGGTACAGGCCATGATCATGAGTGCCTGTGAGCCAGGAGATAAAATCATTTTACCCCGTAATGCTCATAAGTCTGCCATTGCAGGATTGATATTAGCCGGTGCCCTACCCATATACATTCAACCGGAAATCGACGAGAATCTTGGAATTGCCATGGGGGTATCCGTAGAAAGCGTTGTGAACATAATTGGTAGACATCCCGATGCCAAGGCCATTTTCTTAATTAACCCAACCTATTATGGCGCCACCTCAGACATTAAAGAAATCATTCATATTGCCCGCCGCAATGGAATCGCTGTATTAGTAGATGAAGCCCACGGTGCCCACCTAAACTTCCATGAAGGGTTTCCAATGAGTGCCATGGAGTTAGGGGCGGATATGAGTGCTGTCAGTACCCATAAGACCGGGGGGTCCTTAACCCAAAGCTCTATTTTACTACTTAAGGAAGGTGCCATCGATCCTTATACTGTTAAAAAAAACCTAAACCTCATGCAAACAACCAGCGGGTCCTATTTGCTCATGGCAAGTATAGATGTAGCAAGAAAGCAACTGGCCACAGAAGGAGAAGAAATCTTTACCAGGGTATTAAAGCTTGTACGAAATGCCAGAGCACAAATCAACAAAGTAGATGGATTATATGCCTTTGGAACTGAGCTTGTGGGTAATCCAGGTGTCTATGATTTTGATGAAAGTAAGCTTGGGGTTAATGTGAGAAAGCTGGGGTTAACAGGATTTGAGGTCTATGATATTTTAATAGATGAGTATAATATTCAAGTAGAACTGGCGGATTATTACAATATTTTAGCCATTGTCAGTGTGGGAGATGAAGAAGAACAAGTGACAGCTTTGGTAGAGGCACTAAAGGATATCGCAGAAAAACACCGACGTCCTGAGGAAATCAAAGTCATCAGCAATGTATTGAAGAACCCTGATGCCATTGTGTCCCCCAGGGATGCCTACTATAGTAGTAAAAAAGTAGTCAACATTGAGGACGCCGAAGGAGAAATTAGCGGAGAGTCCATCATGGCTTATCCCCCTGGAATTCCCATTGTCTCTCCAGGAGAACGGATTACAAAGGATATGATTGATCACATTAAGCTTTTAAAAGAGGAAGAAACCTTGATCCAAGGAACTGAGGATCCCTATGCAGAACAGGTAAGAGTACTGGGACAGGGAAATGGTAAAGGATAG
- the murC gene encoding UDP-N-acetylmuramate--L-alanine ligase — MIAFNMDEHQLKHIHLIGIGGISMSAIAEILLENGYHISGSDMKESNLTHKLRDHGAEIFIGHASENIQNPDLVVYTAAVKADNPERIRAEELGIPLADRAEMLGQIMKKYEKAIAVAGSHGKTTTTSLISLLMEYSNLDPTILVGGELDEIGGNIKIGQSQHFITEACEYVESFLKFYPFIGIILNIDEDHLDYFKDIEHIKSAFKKFAQRIPKEGFLIASYDDAHVREISRDLDCHVITYGIKTKSQFMAHNIEFSFEGLPSFDVSFEGKTIGSFSLNIPGLHNVYNSLAAIATTYVLGVDPVAISKHITRFKGIHRRFDLLGEVKGAKVIDDYAHHPVEIRATLEAAKKYPHKKIWCVFQPHTYSRTQALLKDFAKSFYLADHVIITDIYAAREKDEGIVNSQGLVNLIVQEHPAQYIGGFEEISRYLYDHIEAGDIVLTMGAGDVYLIAQMLLAEK, encoded by the coding sequence ATGATTGCTTTTAATATGGATGAACATCAACTAAAGCATATTCATTTAATTGGCATTGGCGGTATTAGCATGAGTGCGATTGCAGAAATTTTGTTAGAAAATGGATACCATATTTCTGGTTCTGATATGAAGGAATCAAATCTTACACATAAATTGAGAGATCATGGGGCGGAAATTTTTATTGGTCATGCCAGTGAAAATATACAAAACCCTGATTTGGTGGTTTACACCGCCGCTGTTAAGGCTGATAACCCGGAGCGTATTCGGGCAGAGGAGTTAGGAATCCCCCTGGCGGATCGAGCCGAAATGTTAGGCCAAATCATGAAGAAATATGAAAAGGCCATTGCCGTGGCTGGAAGTCATGGTAAAACAACAACGACTTCTCTTATTTCTCTACTGATGGAATATTCTAATTTAGATCCCACCATTTTAGTGGGGGGAGAGCTCGATGAAATTGGAGGCAATATTAAGATTGGCCAAAGCCAGCATTTTATTACAGAGGCCTGTGAGTATGTAGAAAGCTTTCTGAAATTTTATCCCTTTATCGGTATTATACTCAATATTGACGAAGATCATTTAGACTACTTCAAAGACATTGAACATATCAAGTCTGCCTTTAAAAAATTTGCCCAACGCATCCCAAAGGAAGGCTTCTTAATTGCCTCCTATGACGATGCTCATGTTAGGGAAATTTCTAGGGATTTAGACTGTCATGTGATCACCTACGGTATTAAAACCAAAAGTCAGTTCATGGCCCATAACATCGAATTTAGTTTCGAAGGACTACCTTCCTTTGACGTATCCTTTGAAGGCAAGACCATCGGGTCTTTTTCATTAAATATTCCTGGTCTACATAATGTTTATAATTCTTTGGCGGCCATTGCCACCACCTATGTGCTAGGAGTGGACCCCGTGGCTATTTCAAAGCACATTACACGATTCAAGGGAATTCACCGACGGTTTGACCTCTTAGGTGAGGTAAAAGGAGCCAAGGTGATTGATGATTATGCCCATCACCCAGTTGAAATCCGGGCGACCCTAGAAGCGGCTAAAAAATATCCCCATAAAAAGATTTGGTGTGTTTTTCAACCCCATACCTATAGCCGTACCCAAGCCCTATTGAAGGATTTTGCAAAATCATTTTATTTGGCTGATCATGTTATTATCACAGATATTTATGCGGCTAGAGAAAAAGATGAGGGTATTGTCAACAGCCAAGGCCTAGTGAACCTCATCGTACAAGAGCACCCTGCTCAATATATTGGAGGATTTGAAGAAATTAGTCGCTACCTTTATGATCATATTGAGGCTGGAGACATCGTACTCACCATGGGTGCAGGAGATGTTTATCTAATTGCCCAAATGCTATTAGCTGAAAAGTAA
- a CDS encoding DUF58 domain-containing protein, producing MQREVEAVYVEEDIIGYIVEWVNDLLFQNQTHISDLRPYQIGDSMKRIHWEASSKSRGGLRDHIAL from the coding sequence ATGCAGAGGGAAGTAGAGGCAGTTTATGTAGAGGAAGACATTATTGGCTATATCGTAGAGTGGGTCAATGATCTACTGTTTCAGAATCAAACACATATATCGGATCTGCGACCCTACCAAATAGGAGATTCTATGAAGCGGATTCACTGGGAGGCTTCATCAAAGTCAAGAGGTGGTTTACGGGATCACATTGCCCTATGA